Part of the Methanobacterium paludis genome is shown below.
AGGATAAATTTTCTCATAGAAGAACTCCAAAATGATGATTGGGCCGTTAGAGAAGATGCTGCAGAACTTCTTGCAGAAATTGGGGATCCAGGAGCCGTGGATCCATTGATAAAAGCTCTTGAAGACAAAGATTGGCATGTAAGGGAAACTGCTGCCCTTGCACTTGGCACATTCAATGACAAACGTGCTGTTAAACCCCTGATAAATGTTTTAGAAGATGAAAACAATGGGGTGAAATACGCTGTTGCACTGAGTTTGGGTGCATTGGGAGATAAAGAAGCAGTAGCCCCCCTCAAAAAAGCATTGGATGAAAATCCTACCATGAAAAATGTTGTAGAAATAGCACTTGAAAAAATAGAAATGAAACCAGAGAAAGGTTAGATATTTCAATAAAAATGATATTTCAATAAAAATAATTCGATGTAGAGACCTGGAATGGGGTCATTGAAGAGAGTTTTGGTTTATTGCTACTCTATCCAGTATTCTAAAAAATATAAAAGTTAACTGTTAACTCCTGATCTTAAGGTAAGCTACAGCCATGAAAAAAACACCCACAACTGTCCATACAGCTCCAGAAGAGTAATCTTTAAGGTATATAAAACTGTAAACTCCTAGAATTATCAGTACCAATGCAAAAAAGTATAAAAGCAATTGTTTCATGTACATATCTTTTAATCATTAAAATTCTGTATTTAAATCTTTTCCTAGAATTTGAGAATTTAATAAACTTTTTTTAAACTCGTTGAGCTTAATGATCTAACTAATTTGATAAATAAAACTATTAAAAAAGATTCAAACTCCCCTTATAAGTTTAAACTGTACCCTAAATTTTATCAGCCCCTCCTATTATCAACAATACCTTAGTCAAAAAAATCATTTTTATTTATTATTCACACTATTCAAAGTCTCATGAAGATTCCAACTCTTCTCCATCATGGTTTTTAAGGTGTGATAAACCTTTTCAGCCCCAACGATCTCTTCATCATCAATATTCCATTCCACAGGATGCATTAGAAACGGCTGGGATTGGTTACCCCCAATTCCACCATGGCTCCCTATAAGTTCCTCAAACGCGGCAACTTCCCCTGTTTCAGGGTCATAAAAACTGTTTACAATGATGTCAGGCACGTACTTGAAGCTGTCAGTCCTCCTTAGGTGGTGGGCAGCATTTGCACCAAAGTCTGAAAGTGGATTTTCTCCTTCAAATTCATCATCATCGAGATAATAAGTCCCCTTTGAACCTATTACAATGGTTCCATGTTCTTCAGAGCGCACCATTATAAATCCTATACCCTCATGCCGGACAATACCGGGTATGAGGTTTGGAAATGCTTCGTTAAGCTCTTCATAGGTCATGCGTCCATCCCATTCATTGAAGTATATTAGGC
Proteins encoded:
- a CDS encoding HEAT repeat domain-containing protein encodes the protein MPEEHKRINFLIEELQNDDWAVREDAAELLAEIGDPGAVDPLIKALEDKDWHVRETAALALGTFNDKRAVKPLINVLEDENNGVKYAVALSLGALGDKEAVAPLKKALDENPTMKNVVEIALEKIEMKPEKG